One Pyrus communis chromosome 4, drPyrComm1.1, whole genome shotgun sequence genomic region harbors:
- the LOC137732835 gene encoding uncharacterized protein has translation MAEPEVLTKTTIATSTTTNHKNMLAKSPSNTKTALRRFVGVRQRPSGRWVAEIKDSSQRVRLWLGTYDTPEEAARAYDEAARALRGENARTNFAPPGPATNPNSCPLVSCASNGGFVSGSDGRHAGAGLSFSSLKAKLSKNLQSIMARSSDHNKSSKSRVSDHFTFASIFHFRKYQYQNTVNPLTDMRNIEKVVQPSIIVPHNNGKTSTSTEPSSWENSSISDCSAEWAHGFQQVGVDSEGSEIGEGSIMDQIMGWMDSPDNQIGRISLGDDSEEGSRSKRFKVSSSVMVPPTFSTGSPFNNNEGEVSN, from the coding sequence ATGGCAGAACCTGAAGTACTCACAAAAACCACTATTGCCACAAGCACCACCACCAATCACAAAAACATGCTGGCGAAATCACCATCAAACACTAAAACTGCACTCCGGAGGTTTGTTGGGGTTAGGCAAAGGCCATCTGGAAGATGGGTAGCAGAGATCAAGGACTCATCCCAACGTGTGAGGCTATGGCTAGGCACTTATGACACACCTGAAGAAGCAGCAAGAGCTTATGATGAAGCTGCTAGAGCGCTGCGTGGCGAAAACGCTCGCACAAACTTTGCACCCCCCGGGCCTGCCACAAACCCTAACTCATGCCCATTGGTTTCTTGTGCTTCCAATGGGGGCTTTGTGTCGGGGTCTGATGGTCGCCATGCTGGTGCAGGGCTTAGCTTCTCTTCCTTGAAGGCCAAGTTAAGCAAGAACCTCCAAAGTATCATGGCTAGGAGTAGTGATCATAACAAGTCCTCAAAAAGTAGGGTGAGTGATCACTTCACTTTTGCAAGTATTTTCCACTTTAGAAAATACCAATACCAAAACACAGTAAACCCCTTAACTGATATGAGGAATATAGAGAAAGTGGTGCAGCCTAGCATAATAGTGCCCCATAATAATGGAAAGACTAGTACTAGTACTGAGCCTTCCTCTTGGGAGAACTCTAGTATTTCAGACTGCAGCGCCGAGTGGGCCCACGGATTCCAGCAAGTAGGGGTGGATTCTGAAGGATCTGAAATTGGGGAAGGGAGTATCATGGACCAAATTATGGGGTGGATGGATAGTCCAGATAATCAGATAGGTCGGATTAGCCTTGGTGATGATAGTGAGGAGGGTTCAAGGAGTAAGAGGTTCAAGGTTTCCTCTTCAGTAATGGTTCCTCCGACATTTAGCACCGGATCTCCATTTAATAATAATGAAGGAGAAGTTTCGAATTAA
- the LOC137732836 gene encoding uncharacterized protein: MVFFKCFKSNTITILAKENDSQDRGTTLKIYAPLTGLKALALPTKDNSMHIKSWSSEVSWKVANFVRSNTEREACTQGILILNPSHHARDSHPASFKLLGDHIRSGAMAWNDALSTTGEAVFDESYWEWLEDVLGRSKHVLTSMGLYHAVYASLFSYGLHHSVLHAFFEHWCSATNTLHTAQGEMSISLWDLHKIEGLPIQGKFYDEVIPSAEELSLYNNRGLPASCRCLFWAYHKLSQDARSKSGVKISSWIRFWYWEDTRYKKSSKRRNCNKTTKPKGDSYPSGAIGSAKRRSPAELRAFEDLGITSEHVEESYLAAFLACWLCKFVFPVGDVNFIRPGVFKVASKMAAGESFSLAIPVLANIYNGLSVVSNSANTEDRAAVLPYHYVYGWLGEYFGTHFFSSTLNKSGPLMTKYSGVLSSKSLDDSQAQALFKSCEGLKMDYLARVGSVWRGIMDDSHLRFSDLSYLISLRSGYVSLRQEDRCIVQPYSPHRFSRQFGFVQHVPGKLKEKNQLDSLQAVYMH, from the coding sequence atggtatttttcaaatgttttaagagcaacaccattaccattcttgcgaaggaaaatgattcgcaagataggggaacaaCGCTGAAGATTTACGCCCCACTGACTGGCCTTAAGGCGCTTGCTCTTCCTACAAAAGACAACTCCATGCATATTAAGTCgtggtcttctgaagtatcttggAAGGTGGCAAACTTTGTTCGATCAAATACGGAGAGGGAGGCGTGCACACAGgggattcttatcttgaaccCTTCACACCATGCTCGTGACAGTCATCCGGCTTCGTTTAAGCTTCTCGGAGATCACATCCGCAGCGGAGCTATGGCTTGGAATGATGCCTTGTCGACTACCGGAGAAGCTGTTTTTGATGAGTCTTATtgggagtggcttgaagatgtcttgggCCGATCTAAACATGTGCTTACTAGCATGGGCCTTTACCATGCCGTGTACGCGtctttgtttagttatggtCTCCATCATTCTGTCCTTCATGCGTTCTTCGAGCATTGGTGTTCAGCGACTAACACGCTTCATACAGCTCAAGGAGAgatgtcaatttcactttgggatctccaCAAGATAGAGGGATTGCCAATCCAAGGTAAGTTTTATGACGAGGTCATTCCTAGTGCGGAGGAACTTTCTCTCTACAATAACCGAGGATTGCCTGCGAGTTGTCGCTGTTTATTTTGGGCAtatcacaagctttcccaagATGCTCGAAGTAAATCAGgcgtgaagatttcttcatggatccgCTTCTGGTATTGGGAGGACACAAGGTACAAGAAGTCCTCGAAGAGAAGAAATTGCAACAAAACCACTAAGCCAAAGGGAGACTCATATCCATCTGGTGCCATTGGTTCAGCTAAGCGCCGTTCCCCTGCCGAGTTGAGAGCGTTTGAGGACCTTGGCATAACATCAGAGCatgtggaagaatcttacctagctgctttcttagcttgttggctttgtaagtttgtttttccaGTCGGCGACGTCAACTTTATTCGTCCTGGGGTTTTCAAAGTTGCTAGCAAGATGGCTGCAGGTGAATCTTTCAGTCTTGCTATCCCGGTTTTGGCCAATATTTATAATGGCTTGAGTGTTGTTTCGAACTCAGCAAACACTGAAGATCGTGCCGCGGTTCTTCCCTACCATTATGTGTATGGttggttgggtgagtacttcggtactcattttttttcttcaactctaaACAAGTCAGGGCCTTTGATGACGAAGTATTCTGGCGTGCTTTCTTCGAAGAGCCTCGATGATTCCCAGGCGCAAGCACTGTTTAAAAGCTGTGAAGGCTTGAAGATGGACTATCTGGCGAGGGTTGGCTCGGTGTGGCGAGGCATCATGGACGATTCGCATCTTCGCTTCTCAGACTTATCTTACCTTATAAGTCTTCGCTCAGGGTATGTTTCTTTGCGGCAAGAAGATCGATGCATTGTTCAGCCGTATAGTCCCCACCGTTTCAGcaggcaatttggttttgtccaacatgtgccaggcaagctgaaggaaaaaaaccaattagactccttgcaagccgtgtatatgcattga